In Neochlamydia sp. AcF84, the following proteins share a genomic window:
- a CDS encoding leucine-rich repeat domain-containing protein, which translates to MSPSSSITIENLPNEILAPILKACASPSLFSVCTRWRHLLATKIMPSLYRQIGNIHFPQGTINEQAHILDRVYKLEDGVCEGEKAKAIFKQTFVLARTLAPMELEFKWKTKEKRCYTLANYSFYLININRLLMWKKLPGGEEYLSQENIKYLPLEKQGELLRDWIERYGKGITMVNLMSTGLTFLPPEIGQLSQLRNLDLSHNHLTALPAEIGKLSQLPELNLSDNQLTSLPAEIGQLSKLQKLFLKNNHLTALPAEIGKLSQLEYLYLNNNQLTSIPAEIGQLSRLEILQLEYNHLTVLPAKIGKLSQLKELDLTSNQITFLPGAIGQLSQLRNLDLRLNQLTFLPAEIGYLSQLQELKLSQNRLTSLPPKIGQLSRLRMLSLSYNQLTSLPAEIGKLSQLKELDLISNQITFLPAEIGQLSQLKVLQLEDNLLTFLPAEIGQLSWLEILQLEGNQLTSLPVKIMQLSKLQKLNLSYNRLTSLPAEIGQLSKLQELSLNDNLLASLPAEIGQLSKLQELNLTDNELIFLPAEIGQLSELQGLYLNQNKLTSLPAEIGQLSELQMLELNQNQLTSLPAEIRQLSKLQSLYLGNTQLTSLPKEIWQLSQLGNLDLSHNQLTSLPKEIWQLSQLQNLNLSRNYLAVIPKEIWQLPQLQYLILSNNQLTMIPKEICQLSQLQYLDLSHNPLTALPPEIGQLAQLRSLNLANTQLTSLPAQIWQLSVLYELNLSSNQLTTLSAQIRQLSQLGNIDLSHNPLTALPPEIGQLAQLRGLSLANTQLTFLPAEIGQLSQLQGLNLSGNQLTALSAQIGQLSQLGNLDLSHNHLTVIPKEIWQLSRLQCLVLSNNQLTSLPAEIGQLSQLADLDLSNNHLATLPSEIWQLLQLRDLNLNRNPLTALPPGIGQLWQLWELGLQDTQLTSLPAEIGQLSQLTKLDLSNNQLTTLPVQIGQLSRLQNFHLSHNQFTTLPAEIGQLPERLDLKLGGNLLEDIPEELKQRFRL; encoded by the coding sequence ATGAGCCCCAGCTCTTCTATTACCATTGAAAACCTACCTAATGAAATACTAGCGCCTATCTTAAAGGCTTGTGCTAGCCCCTCCCTCTTTAGTGTTTGTACAAGATGGCGACATCTGTTGGCTACAAAAATTATGCCCTCTCTTTATAGGCAAATAGGCAACATTCATTTTCCTCAAGGGACGATTAACGAACAGGCTCATATTTTAGATAGGGTTTATAAGCTAGAGGATGGGGTTTGTGAAGGAGAGAAAGCCAAGGCAATCTTTAAGCAAACTTTTGTTCTAGCTAGGACCCTTGCTCCTATGGAGTTAGAATTTAAATGGAAAACCAAGGAAAAGAGGTGTTATACGCTAGCTAATTATTCGTTTTACCTTATAAATATTAATCGCTTGTTAATGTGGAAAAAACTTCCTGGTGGAGAGGAATACCTAAGTCAAGAAAACATTAAGTACTTGCCTTTAGAAAAACAAGGAGAGCTTCTTAGAGATTGGATCGAAAGATATGGCAAAGGGATTACAATGGTAAATTTAATGTCTACCGGCTTGACATTTTTACCTCCAGAGATTGGACAACTTTCGCAGCTGCGAAATCTTGACTTAAGCCACAACCATCTCACAGCCCTTCCTGCAGAGATAGGAAAGCTTTCTCAGTTGCCGGAGCTTAACCTAAGTGACAACCAACTGACTTCCCTTCCTGCAGAGATAGGACAACTTTCGAAGCTACAGAAGCTTTTCTTAAAAAACAACCATCTCACTGCCCTTCCTGCAGAGATAGGGAAGCTTTCTCAGCTGGAATATCTTTACTTAAACAACAACCAGCTCACCTCCATTCCTGCAGAGATAGGGCAGCTTTCTCGTCTGGAAATACTCCAATTAGAGTACAATCATCTCACTGTCCTTCCTGCGAAGATAGGGAAGCTATCGCAGCTTAAAGAGCTTGACCTAACCAGCAACCAGATTACTTTCCTTCCAGGGGCGATAGGACAGCTTTCGCAGCTGCGAAACCTTGACTTAAGGCTCAATCAACTTACCTTCCTTCCAGCAGAGATAGGATATCTTTCTCAACTGCAAGAGCTTAAGCTAAGCCAAAACCGGCTTACCAGCCTTCCGCCAAAGATAGGGCAGTTATCGCGACTGCGAATGCTTAGCTTAAGCTACAACCAGCTTACGTCTCTTCCGGCAGAGATAGGGAAGCTTTCTCAGCTTAAAGAGCTTGACCTAATCAGCAACCAGATTACCTTCCTTCCAGCAGAGATAGGACAGCTTTCGCAGCTAAAAGTACTCCAATTAGAGGACAACCTCCTTACTTTCCTCCCTGCAGAGATAGGGCAGCTTTCTTGGCTAGAAATACTCCAATTAGAGGGCAACCAGCTTACCTCCCTCCCTGTGAAGATAATGCAGCTCTCTAAGCTGCAAAAGCTTAACCTAAGCTACAACCGGCTTACTTCCCTTCCTGCAGAGATAGGGCAGCTCTCTAAGCTGCAAGAGCTTAGCCTAAACGACAACCTGCTTGCCTCCCTCCCTGCAGAGATAGGGCAGCTCTCTAAGCTGCAAGAGCTTAATCTAACCGACAATGAGCTTATCTTCCTCCCTGCAGAGATCGGGCAATTGTCTGAGCTGCAAGGGCTTTACTTAAATCAAAACAAGCTCACCAGTCTTCCTGCAGAAATCGGGCAATTGTCTGAGCTGCAAATGCTTGAATTAAACCAAAACCAGCTTACCTCCCTCCCTGCAGAGATAAGGCAGCTCTCTAAGCTGCAAAGCCTTTACTTAGGTAATACCCAGCTTACCTCTCTTCCTAAAGAGATTTGGCAACTTTCGCAGCTGGGAAACCTTGATTTAAGCCACAACCAGCTTACCTCCCTTCCTAAAGAGATTTGGCAGCTATCCCAGCTGCAAAACCTTAACTTAAGCCGCAACTATCTCGCTGTTATTCCTAAAGAGATTTGGCAGCTCCCGCAATTGCAATATCTTATATTAAGCAACAACCAGCTTACCATGATCCCTAAAGAAATTTGCCAGCTCTCGCAATTGCAATACCTTGACTTAAGCCACAACCCTCTCACTGCCCTTCCTCCAGAGATAGGGCAGCTGGCCCAGCTGCGGAGCCTTAACTTAGCGAATACGCAGCTTACCTCTCTTCCAGCACAGATATGGCAGCTCTCTGTGCTGTATGAGCTTAACCTAAGCAGCAACCAACTCACCACTCTTTCTGCACAGATAAGGCAGCTTTCGCAGCTGGGAAACATTGACTTAAGCCACAACCCTCTCACTGCCCTTCCTCCAGAGATAGGGCAGCTTGCCCAGCTACGAGGTCTTAGTTTAGCGAATACCCAGCTTACCTTTCTTCCAGCAGAGATAGGGCAACTCTCTCAGCTGCAAGGGCTTAACCTAAGCGGCAACCAACTCACCGCTCTTTCTGCACAGATAGGGCAGCTTTCGCAGCTGGGAAATCTTGACTTAAGCCACAACCATCTCACTGTTATTCCTAAAGAGATTTGGCAGCTCTCGCGATTGCAATGCCTTGTATTAAGCAACAACCAGCTTACCTCTCTTCCAGCAGAGATAGGCCAACTCTCTCAGCTGGCAGACCTTGACTTAAGCAACAACCATCTCGCCACCCTTCCTTCAGAGATTTGGCAGCTTTTGCAGCTGCGAGACCTTAACTTAAACCGCAACCCTCTCACTGCCCTTCCTCCAGGGATAGGGCAGCTTTGGCAGTTATGGGAGCTTGGCTTGCAGGACACCCAGCTTACCTCTCTTCCAGCAGAGATAGGCCAACTCTCTCAGCTGACAAAGCTTGACTTAAGCAACAACCAACTCACCACTCTTCCGGTACAGATAGGGCAGCTTTCGCGGCTGCAAAACTTTCACTTAAGCCACAACCAGTTTACCACTCTTCCTGCAGAGATTGGGCAGCTACCTGAGCGGCTAGATCTTAAGTTAGGCGGAAATCTGCTTGAGGATATTCCCGAGGAGTTGAAGCAGCGTTTTAGGCTATAG